CCATCGGGCGCGATGAGCGGAAAACAACAGCGCGGCGGTATTCCTAGCAACGGGCCGCTCACCCGCGGAAGCTTCCGGCGTCGATGCCGTGATTTTTTAAGAGGCGATAGAGCGTTCCCCGCGGTAGCTGCGCTTCGAGCGCCGCGGACGTGACTTCGCCGCCGTGGCGGCGCAAGAGCTCGGTCAGGTACTGCCGCTCGAATTTGGCCATGTGTTCGTCGCGCACGCGGAAATAGCCGGCCGGTCCGTCGGCCGTTGACCGGTCTCCGCCGGCGGCCACGACCAGCGAGTCGGGCAGGTCCTCGAGCCCGATCATCGAGTCGGTCGAGAGCGCAAGCGCCCGGCGAATTACGTTCTGCAACTCGCGCACGTTTCCCGGCCAGGCGTAGTGCGACAGCACTTGATACGCCTCGGGGGTGATGCCCGAGACTGGCTTGTTCATTTCGCGGCTGTACTTCACGGCAAAATGCTCAGCCAACAGGCCCAGATCGTCTCCGCGGGCGGATAGCGGAGGCAAATCGATGCGGACGACGTTGATGCGGTAAAAAAGGTCCTTGCGGAAGCGTCCCTGAGCCACCATGGCATCGAGGTCGCGCGCCGTGGCGGCCACGACGCGTACGTCGACGTCCATTTCTTGTCGTCCGCCCACGCGGCGGATTTTGCGCTCTTGCAACGTGCGCAAGAGCTTGGCCTGCATCAACAGTGGCAGCTCACCGAGTTCGTCGAGGAAGAACGTGCCACCGTTGGCGAACTCCAAGAGGCCGATGGCCCTCTGGTCGGCGCCGGTGAACGCGCCTTTTTCGTGGCCAAAAAACT
The sequence above is drawn from the Pirellulales bacterium genome and encodes:
- a CDS encoding sigma-54 dependent transcriptional regulator; this encodes MSKARLLIVDPDSAAREGYAQALAGLDDCEQIFVADEVAAEQRLNDGWFDAFVVALRQPEAAALALIERVRRRDSSLPVIIVADAAVHGAANSAARLGAAEFLPLPLEKGVMAASLGRLLEQRRLDAERNLLRRQIEKPYSFDDIVGTCPAMRKVYEVIEQVADSGVDVLVVGDTGTGKELVARSIHRRSRRAEGPFVPVDCGAIPENLLESEFFGHEKGAFTGADQRAIGLLEFANGGTFFLDELGELPLLMQAKLLRTLQERKIRRVGGRQEMDVDVRVVAATARDLDAMVAQGRFRKDLFYRINVVRIDLPPLSARGDDLGLLAEHFAVKYSREMNKPVSGITPEAYQVLSHYAWPGNVRELQNVIRRALALSTDSMIGLEDLPDSLVVAAGGDRSTADGPAGYFRVRDEHMAKFERQYLTELLRRHGGEVTSAALEAQLPRGTLYRLLKNHGIDAGSFRG